A genomic stretch from Larus michahellis chromosome 7, bLarMic1.1, whole genome shotgun sequence includes:
- the DDX52 gene encoding putative ATP-dependent RNA helicase DDX52 isoform X2 — MEVQELFRRLGAGARFDVRRFGGDARRFGVMKGSGGGVSLESLDFFGRKEGAPLASAGEGWGLAGAGEEGKGGELQMEDEAGSNDGEVSGKRKRTAESSGGKRKKKKTREAASMLELSESNGIKWMSSLEAKFEDAKDKKPTAEKLERLRRQKINRFRNQHRISIQGTDLPDPIATFEQLQKEYKIHPKIMENIQAAGFRVPTPIQMQAIPVMLHGRELLASAPTGSGKTLAFCIPLLTHLKQPRNKGFRAVIVSPTRELASQTHRELVKLAEGTGFRIHMIHKAAEAAKKFGPKSSKKFDILVTTPNRLIYLLKQDPPAIDLTSVEWLVVDESDKLFEDGKSGFRDQLASIFLACTSHVVRRALFSATFAHEVEEWCKLNLDSVVLVSVGARNSAAETVEQELLFVGSETGKLTAMRELVKKGFAPPVLVFVQSIERAKELFHELIYEGINVDVIHADKTQQQRDNVVHSFRAGKIWVLICSALLARGIDFKGVNMVINYDLPTSAVEYIHRIGRTGRAGHTGKAVTFFTEDDKPLLRSIANVIQRAGCPVPDYIKHLPKLQRKTIKENIKEKKNVKEDKNGSKLQTVSKS; from the exons ATGGAAGTTCAGGAGCTGTTTCGGCGCTTGGGGGCCGGTGCCCGCTTTGATGTGCGGCGTTTTGGGGGAGATGCGCGGCGATTTGGG GTGATGaaggggagcggcggcggcgtcTCGCTGGAGAGCCTCGACTTCTTCGGCCGCAAGGAGGGAGCCCCCTTGGCGTCTGCGGGGGAAGGCTGGGGGCTCGCAGGGGCTGGCGAGGAGGGAAAGGGTGGCGAGCTGCAGATGGAGGATGAAGCAGGGAGTAACGATGGAGAGGtgtcaggaaagagaaaaagaactgcagaaagcagtggtggcaaaagaaaaaagaaaaagacacgag AAGCAGCATCAATGTTGGAGTTGTCAGAAAGTAATGGAATAAAGTGGATGTCCTCTCTGGAAGCAAAATTTGAAGatgcaaaagacaaaaaacctaCTGCAGAAAAACTTGAACGCTTGAGAAGACAAAAG ATAAACCGCTTCAGAAATCAGCACAGGATTAGCATTCAAGGAACAGATCTTCCGGACCCAATTGCCACGTTTGAGCAACTTCAAAAGGAATACAAAATCCACCCTAAAATCATGGAGAACATTCAAGCTGCTGGTTTCCGGGTCCCAACACCAATCCAGATGCAGGCTATTCCCGTCATGCTTCAT ggtCGGGAACTTCTAGCTTCAGCTCCTactgggtctggaaaaacactgGCATTTTGTATTCCTCTCTTAACACATCTGAAACAACCCAGGAACAAAGGATTCAGAGCTGTGATAGTATCGCCTACCCGAGAACTCGCTAGCCAG aCGCATCGGGAGCTGGTGAAGTTGGCTGAGGGGACAGGCTTCAGAATACATATGATCCACAAGGCAGCTGAGGCAGCAAAGAAGTTTGGGCCCAAGTCTTCTAAGAAATTTG atatacTAGTTACTACTCCAAACAGACTTATTTATTTGCTGAAACAAGATCCTCCAGCAATAGACTTGACCAG CGTGgagtggctggtggtggatgaaTCAGACAAACTGTTTGAAGACGGGAAGTCGGGGTTCCGAGATCAGCTGGCCTCCATCTTCCTGGCATGCACGTCCCACGTGGTGAGAAGAGCCTTGTTCAGCGCAACCTTTGCACATGAGGTAGAGGAGTGGTGTAAACTCAACCTTGACAGCGTTGTTCTGGTGTCTGTTGGAGCAAG AAACTCTGCAGCAGAGACAGTAGAACAAGAGCTGCTGTTTGTTGGATCGGAGACAGGAAAACTAACTGCAATGAGAGAGCTtgttaaaaag GGTTTTGCTCCTCCGGTCCTTGTTTTTGTACAGTCTATTGAGAGGGCCAAAGAGCTTTTCCATGAACTTATTTACGAAGGCATCAATGTGGATGTCATCCATGCAGACAAAACTCAGCAACAG agagaTAATGTAGTACACAGTTTCAGAGCTGGGAAGATCTGGGTGCTCATCTGCTCAGCCTTACTAGCTCGCGGAATTGACTTCAAAGGAGTGAATATGGTCATCAATTACGATTTGCCAACGAGTGCGGTGGAATACATCCACAGGATAG GTCGTACTGGAAGAGCAGGGCACACAGGAAAAGCAGTTACTTTCTTTACAGAAGATGATAAACCTTTATTACGGAG